AAATTGAACGCCACCGTGAGGTTTATCTTAGCTTGCATTTTATCATAAAACGTATCCATGCTTTGGCCTTAACGACAAAGGCTCCTGGCGAATAAATCCATTCTCGGTCGATTGAGCAATTTTTCAGACCGCTCTTCTCTGCTGGAAAGCCGCATAAATAGTTATTTTGCAACTCTTTTTAGAAAGGTCTTGGCGAGGCTTTCTAATTGTGCTTAAGTGCCCAATGATGGTTTATAGGGAGCCATAAATAGTCAGAAATTTTGCAAGGAGCACAGTATGGCAAAAGACGCCGAATCCGTTGTTGATTTAAAAACTCTCAAAGGTCAAACTGAACCAACTTTTCGCGTCACTGCTCCTGAAATAGAAAATATCCTATATGAGCCCTTCCCTGTCCTTGATCACGGTTTTATTCGTGTCGTTGACTATATGGGAGATGACAGCTCTATCGTTCAAGCAGCCCGTATTTCCTATGGAAAAGGCACCAAAAAAGTCAATGAAGATAGAGGGTTAATCCGCTATCTCATGAGACATCGCCACACAACACCCTTTGAAATGTGCGAAATCAAACTGCATGTAAAACTTCCTTTATTCGTTTCCCGTGAATGGTTGCGTCATCGTACAGCCAGCATTAACGAATATTCCGGGCGTTACTCTATTTTAGGCAAGGAATTTTACATCCCTCAACGTAATCAATTGGGTAAACAATCACAAACCAATCGTCAGGGTCGTGGAGACCTTTTGAATGATGAAGAAGCCAACCGCGTATTAGAAATTCTAAAAAGCGATGCTCATCAAGTCTATGAACACTATGAAGAGATGCTCAATGCTGATCAAGAAGGCAACGTACTGGATGCTAATCGTGAAGGACTGACACGAGAACTTGCTCGGATGAATTTGACATTGAATTACTATACGGAGTGGTATTGGAAAATTGACTTGCACAATCTAATGCATTTCTTAAGTTTGCGTGCTGATGATCATGCACAGTATGAGATTCGCGCTTATGCGTATGTGATTCTCGATATTCTCAAACGATGGGTTCCTCTTACCTATGAAGCCTTTATGGATTATCGTTTTAAAAGCGCTTATCTATCCAAAGCTGGGTTAGAAGTCGTCAAAAGAATGCTGAAGGGACAGGAAGTGCAAGCGCAGGATGTAGGGCTTAGTCCGCGTGAATGGCGCGAATTAATGGCCCAGCTAGAAATTGAAGATGGTGAAAAACAACAAAAGAAAAGGGCTTAACCTTTGAAAGATCGCAGCAAATTTAAGGTGATCACGTCATCACCAAGTCGCACAACTATTGAACTTGATGATTTAGATGCAGCAATTATTCTCAAGGTTGATGGGACGCTCAAAGCTTCTCTCCCAGAAGTTAAAACTGAAACTGTGCCTGAAAATATCATTACAGCTGCAGCTCTTGTTTATGCTTTGAACGACGAAGAGCTGTGTAACTTGATCCGCAAACGTTTTGTGGAAAAGTGCTTACCCCAAAAAAAAGAAAAATAAATTTTAATTCAATACCTGACGTACCAATTTGAAACGTCTTAGGACTTTATCAACAATAAGCCACGTTCCACCAACACCTACGATAAACACCACCCCTATTTTAATCAACAATGGCAAGCTGGAAGAAATCAAAACATATTGCAGCCAGATAACGGGCACCTCATGAAGAAGAAAAATTCCATAAGTATTCAAAGACAAATTACGCCACAGTGAATTTGAATGATTCAAAAAACGATACCCCAAGGCCATGTAAAAAAT
The sequence above is drawn from the Candidatus Nucleicultrix amoebiphila FS5 genome and encodes:
- the thyX gene encoding FAD-dependent thymidylate synthase, whose product is MAKDAESVVDLKTLKGQTEPTFRVTAPEIENILYEPFPVLDHGFIRVVDYMGDDSSIVQAARISYGKGTKKVNEDRGLIRYLMRHRHTTPFEMCEIKLHVKLPLFVSREWLRHRTASINEYSGRYSILGKEFYIPQRNQLGKQSQTNRQGRGDLLNDEEANRVLEILKSDAHQVYEHYEEMLNADQEGNVLDANREGLTRELARMNLTLNYYTEWYWKIDLHNLMHFLSLRADDHAQYEIRAYAYVILDILKRWVPLTYEAFMDYRFKSAYLSKAGLEVVKRMLKGQEVQAQDVGLSPREWRELMAQLEIEDGEKQQKKRA